A single genomic interval of Drosophila virilis strain 15010-1051.87 chromosome 2, Dvir_AGI_RSII-ME, whole genome shotgun sequence harbors:
- the pyd gene encoding tight junction protein ZO-1 isoform X7, giving the protein MKFPDYVPNNMLGDRTTWEYHTVSVTRVPGYGFGIAVSGGRDNPHFANGDPSIAVSDVLKGGPAEDRLHVNDRIITVNGVSLENVEYATAVQVLRDSGNTVTLVVKRRVPLNVAATNPAQHQHSHSMSSVGLGLTNGSGMASSQAPSAAMSSMSQPNSLNSSLVQNAGSGAQPIKVTLTKGSKKDDYGIVLGCRLFVKEISTKARDQLTANGYSLQEGDIITRIHNTNCADNMSLKEAKKIIDGCKERLNLVVLRDITNQAAAVNQLNNSSHQQANANLYATHQAQVSSCSNNLDDAYLPGGASYSSQNLYVQPPTRTSNGPSINGNGLSEEKSNLTPRGRSRGPLIDGVSLQQLDRPVTPTNGGRGRVDEPPRPPPPRAAQEDFYSSRRQLYEERQSAEPRFISFQKEGSVGIRLTGGNEAGIFVTAVQPGSPASLQGLMPGDKILKVNDMDMHGVTREEAVLFLLSLQDRIDLIVQYCKEEYDEVVTNQRGDSFHIKTHFHCDNPSKGEMAFKAGDVFRVIDTLHNGVVGSWQVLKIGRGHQEMQRGVIPNKSRAEELATAQFNATKKEMNANESRGNFFRRRRSTHRRSKSLSRENWDDVVFSDSISKFPAYERVVLRHPGFVRPLVLFGPVSDLAREKLAKDFPDKFSTPLQDDDKTNSNNNGSGSGNGKCRIVRLSHIRDIMDRGKHALLDITPNAVDRLNYAQFYPIVIFLKTDSKHVIKQLRHGLPKAAHKSSKKLLEQCQKLDRVWSHIFSTQIVLNDEESWYRKLRDSIDLQQSGAVWMSESKVPYDHGVQPPPSRRQTLDSSKYSIYGTHMPQQQQQPQQQQQQQQQPVDSTVGVTRPQSLYGINAPDLPPRVDRQSKPGDLPLNTSSSSSRNGSSGGTLGRSAQERLFGKAVLQDDVQAEYVTRNALVGAGGDTIERQQQQASLERQARMNAAIGSPAQHKTNGNGGPASTYDSVSSYDSYNNTQLAMQNLGRLGPNAPDDLKSVPNASGRPLPPVGQPHDYGRSATHDHRAFGAANDLNRQSSPGRPLYHDLNASRNIDPRNGTPQRPSNLGLDSSPRKPLVETKTDYGKYSRNNSVSAADYSKLPKNPHNVVQPTNVSNGGQMNGSATPSSNGSGPFKPVPPPKPKNYRPPVQSGGSSGSGGTTPWENGDSGSPRSPNGFYYPPTPSHHHYGPQTPAPGSPHQGQPSNGHMQQPTYGTSTGNYGQAPPTQQQQQQQYPQANGYNGNSHHYNGGSGTGPYIAPHRGMPPPIGNLPPHTPERHALDLAGSREQRGSAFELYRKPQIGAAVGHHHNMSEMEPYDARYDDNYYAMPPPAVAPAGAAAHPHPAHPYTHQMQRSRSAPRYPNERPPHTQDPNYYSHYGTGSRGYRGQEMQYYDEHGMEVAPPPLPPHKKKKSVLKSPLAALKNALIKSTRPLRRMNSMVEPERKPKGLRRQQSMLERGVQRPYYPDEYPTYPATGYEERPPLPPPADPYYGAPHYPQQELMNSTYQNLESEDIYGNIGGTVPRHMARPPPDTGYAGYDQYDLYANRACIDLERRQAEAAVSGRSGRRIVRRHSTTTADRGGNSGATAPPGRRHMHQAHAANGYEQQGQPPDIYQTRQGAYMLPDQRRAPNSEVMTRRRFYPGAANEQGEEAEPMYQTRREMQREMQRNHLYQSKREMQERIIQGKRDMERELSAQSSSQSERSDDRSERSNSDSNYQSRREGTRSQLREQIYQTRREALDSMAEPIYVTKRDMGRPAPIYETREESILQSRENETDEKKEKECKTEQVQVEINAQPEDAQDSTLSRSDLQKSSDTVVENTLAPVVVCQAPLVQDEIDADENEDADATKDDQPNEADSSTEPAEQPTAIEHNQHNVAMLASDTQNMSDDVFEATDQVTPLPHATEPISASKQPLSPRALRAPFHISNILKRTAPPPPPSSSLMADSCTSIETQYTSQASLPVGPPNATSTPFSSSMSLPIAGPVPANGATAFPSLPREPSTTRGFFDASGGTLADKLWHVSLQIPPGAIPAGVRQEIYFTVSDPRMGQAVGGPPLDMENGETMLSPLVMCGPQGLEFLVPVTLNIPHCAGRTASLGLALKATDSEKNLHTEWDNIDLPSNAAAHTVSVKVDHF; this is encoded by the exons ATGAAGTTTCCGGATTATGTGCCAAACAACATGTTG GGCGATCGCACCACATGGGAGTATCACACAGTTTCGGTGACTCGAGTGCCCGGCTACGGGTTTGGCATTGCCGTTTCCGGTGGACGTGATAATCCCCACTTTGCCAATGGGGATCCCTCGATTGCAGTCAGCGATGTGCTCAAAGGTGGACCAGCCGAGGATCGTTTGCA TGTAAACGATCGCATCATCACTGTGAATGGGGTCTCGCTGGAGAATGTGGAATATGCCACCGCGGTGCAGGTGTTGCGCGACAGTGGCAATACGGTCACACTGGTCGTGAAGCGTCGCGTTCCACTGAATGTGGCCGCAACGAATCCCGCACAGCATCAGCACTCGCACAGCATGAGCTCTGTGGGCCTAGGACTGACCAATGGCAGTGGCATGGCCAGCAGCCAGGCGCCCAGCGCCGCCATGTCCAGCATGAGCCAGCCGAACTCGTTGAACTCCTCGCTGGTACAGAACGCGGGCAGCGGTGCCCAGCCCATCAAGGTGACGCTGACCAAGGGCAGTAAGAAGGACGACTACGGCATTGTGCTGGGTTGTCGGCTGTTCGTCAAGGAAATCTCGACGAAGGCGCGCGACCAGCTTACTGCCAATGGCTATTCTCTGCAGGAGGGCGACATCATAACGCGCATACACAACACCAACTGTGCGGATAACATGAGCCTCAAGGAGGCCAAGAAGATCATCGATGGCTGCAAGGAGCGTCTCAATCTGGTTGTGCTGCGCGACATCACCAACCAGGCGGCGGCAGTCAATCAACTGAACAACTCGAGCCATCAGCAGGCAAATGCGAATCTTTATGCTACACATCAGGCACAGGTTTCCAGCTGCAGCAATAATCTGGATGATGCATATCTGCCCGGTGGCGCCAGCTACTCCTCACAGAATCTTTACGTGCAGCCGCCAACACGCACCTCCAACGGGCCCAGCATCAATGGCAATGGACTCAGTGAGGAGAAGAGCAACCTGACGCCACGCGGACGCTCACGTGGTCCGCTCATAGACGGTGTCTCGCTGCAGCAACTTGATAGGCCCGTTACCCCCACCAATGGAGGGCGTGGACGTGTCGATGAGCCGCCAAGGCCGCCACCACCGCGTGCCGCCCAAGAGGACTTTTACAGCTCGCGACGACAACTGTACGAGGAGCGGCAGAGCGCCGAGCCGCGTTTCATCTCATTCCAAAAGGAGGGCAGCGTTGGCATTCGGCTGACGGGCGGCAATGAGGCGGGCATCTTTGTGACCGCCGTGCAGCCCGGCTCACCAGCCTCGCTGCAAGGCCTCATGCCTGGCGACAAGATACTCAAAGTGAACGATATGGATATGCACGGCGTGACGCGCGAGGAAGCGGTGCTATTTTTGCTTAGTCTTCAGGATCGCATCGATCTGATTGTGCAGTACTGCAAGGAAGAGTACGACGAAGTGGTGACCAATCAGCGCGGTGACTCGTTCCACATCAAGACCCATTTCCACTGCGACAATCCTTCCAAGGGCGAGATGGCCTTTAAGGCGGGCGACGTGTTCCGTGTCATTGACACGCTGCACAATGGCGTCGTCGGCTCGTGGCAGGTACTCAAGATCGGACGCGGCCACCAGGAAATGCAGCGTGGTGTAATACCAAACAAATCCCGTGCCGAGGAGCTGGCTACAGCTCAGTTTAATGCCACCAAAAAGGAAATGAATGCCAACGAATCACGGGGCAATTTCTTTAGACGTCGCCG CTCCACACATCGTCGCTCCAAGAGCCTCTCCCGCGAGAACTGGGACGATGTCGTCTTCTCGGACAGCATTTCCAAGTTTCCTGCTTACGAGCGCGTCGTTCTGCGTCATCCCGGCTTCGTGCGTCCCCTCGTGCTATTCGGTCCCGTCTCTGACCTGGCCAGGGAAAAGCTTGCCAAAGACTTCCCAGATAAGTTCAGCACACCGCTGCAGGATGATGACAAGAcaaacagcaataacaatggcagcggcagcggcaacggcaaatGCCGCATTGTCCGCTTGTCCCACATACGCGACATTATGGATCGTGGCAAGCATGCGCTGCTGGACATAACACCCAACGCTGTCGACCGGCTCAACTATGCACAATTCTATCCCATCGTTATATTCCTCAAGACGGACAGCAAACACGTGATCAAACAGCTACGCCATGGCCTGCCCAAGGCGGCGCACAAGAGCTCCAAGAAACTGCTCGAGCAGTGCCAGAAACTGGATCGCGTCTGGTCGCACATCTTCAGCACACAGATTGTGCTGAATGATGAGGAATCCTGGTACCGCAAGCTCCGTGACTCGATTGATCTGCAGCAGAGCGGCGCCGTCTGGATGTCCGAGTCTAAG GTACCCTACGATCATGGCGTGCAGCCGCCACCGAGTCGACGCCAGACCCTCGACTCCAGCAAGTACAGCATCTACGGCACCCATAtgccccagcaacaacaacagccgcaacaacaacagcagcagcagcagcagccagttgATTCCACAGTGGGCGTCACACGCCCACAGTCCCTGTATGGCATCAATGCACCGGATCTTCCGCCGCGCGTCGACCGTCAGTCCAAGCCGGGTGATCTGCCCCTGAACACCTCTAGCAGCTCATCACGCAACGGCAGCTCCGGCGGCACACTGGGCCGCAGCGCTCAGGAACGTCTCTTCGGCAAGGCCGTGCTCCAGGACGATGTTCAGGCCGAGTATGTGACGCGCAATGCGTTGGTCGGCGCCGGCGGCGATACCATTGAacgtcagcagcaacaggcctCTCTAGAGCGACAGGCGCGCATGAATGCGGCCATAGGCAGCCCAGCACAGCACAAGACTAACGGTAATGGAGGTCCTGCCTCCACCTACGACAGCGTCTCTAGCTACGACTCCTACAATAACACACAATTGGCCATGCAGAATCTCGGCCGACTGGGGCCCAATGCGCCCGATGATCTCAAATCAGTGCCAAATGCAAG TGGTCGTCCTCTGCCGCCTGTGGGGCAGCCCCATGACTATGGTCGCTCCGCAACGCACGATCATCGCGCTTTTGGGGCGGCCAATGATCTGAATCGCCAAAGTAGTCCCGGCAGGCCACTCTATCATGATCTGAATGCGTCCCGTAATATTG ATCCGCGCAATGGCACACCGCAGCGTCCATCGAATCTGGGCCTGGACAGCAGTCCGCGCAAACCATTGGTGGAAACCAAAACTGATTACGGCAAATATAG CCGCAACAACTCCGTATCGGCAGCCGACTACAGCAAGCTTCCAAAAAATCCACACAACGTTGTGCAGCCCACCAATGTGAGCAATGGTGGGCAAATGAATGgcagtgccacgcccagcagcaatggcagcggaCCATTTAAGCCCGTGCCACCACCCAAGCCCAAAAACTATCGGCCGCCTGTGCAGAGCGGCGGTAGCAGTGGCAGCGGTGGCACCACGCCCTGGGAGAATGGC GACTCTGGTTCACCCCGTTCGCCCAATGGATTCTACTATCCCCCGACGCCTTCGCATCATCATTACGGACCACAGACGCCGGCACCCGGCTCACCGCATCAGGGCCAGCCCAGCAATGGCCACATGCAGCAGCCTACCTACGGCACCAGCACTGGCAACTACGGGCAAGCACCGCCgacccagcagcaacagcagcagcaatatccCCAGGCCAATGGCTACAATGGCAACAGTCATCACTACAATGGTGGCAGTGGCACCGGACCGTACATTGCTCCACATCGGGGCATGCCACCGCCAATAG GCAATCTACCACCACATACACCCGAACGTCACGCACTGGATTTGGCTGGGAGTCGGGAACAGCGCGGTTCCGCCTTTGAATTATATCGTAAGCCGCAGATCGGCGCCGCTGTTGGGCACCATCACAACATGAG CGAAATGGAGCCATACGATGCGCGTTATGATGATAATTATTATGCCATGCCGCCACCAGCGGTGGCACCAGCAGGAGCAGCGGCTCATCCACACCCAGCACATCCATATACGCATCAAATGCAACGCTCCCGATCCGCACCCCGTTATCCCAATGAGCGACCGCCGCACACGCAAGATCCCAACTACTACAGCCACTACGGCACAGGCAGTCGTGGCTATAGAGGCCAGGAAATGCAATACTATGATGAGCATGGCATGGAGGTGGCGCCACCACCACTGCCGCcgcacaagaagaagaaatcgGTACTGAAGAGTCCGCTCGCGGCACTGAAAAATGCGCTTATCAAATCGACACGACCACTGCGTCGCATGAATAGCATGGTGGAGCCGGAGCGTAAACCGAAGGGACTGCGACGTCAGCAATCGATGCTTGAACGCGGCGTCCAGCGGCCCTACTATCCCGACGAATATCCCACCTACCCGGCTACTGGCTATGAAGAgcggccgccgctgccgccaccAGCGGATCCGTATTACGGTGCGCCGCATTATCCACAGCAGGAGCTGATGAACAGCACCTACCAGAATCTGGAAAGTGAAGATATCTATGGCAATATTGGGGGCACAGTACCACGGCACATGGCACGGCCTCCACCAGACACAGGCTATGCCGGCTATGATCAGTACGATCTATATGCGAATCGCGCCTGCATCGATCTGGAGCGACGTCAAGCCGAGGCGGCTGTCAGCGGCCGCAGCGGAAGACGCATTGTGCGTCGACACAGCACCACAACGGCGGATCGTGGGGGTAATAGTGGTGCAACCGCACCACCTGGCAGACGGCACATGCACCAGGCTCATGCTGCGAATGGCTATGAGCAGCAAGGACAGCCGCCGGACATTTATCAGACACGCCAGGGCGCATATATGTTGCCTGACCAGCGGCGTGCACCCAACTCTGAGGTAATGACACGGCGGCGCTTCTATCCCGGCGCCGCCAATGAGCAGGGCGAGGAGGCCGAACCCATGTATCAGACGCGTCGCGAAATGCAGCGCGAAATGCAGCGCAATCATCTGTATCAGTCGAAGCGGGAAATGCAGGAACGCATCATACAGGGCAAACGCGACATGGAACGCGAACTGAGTGCGCAAAGCAGCAGTCAATCCGAGCGCAGCGACGACCGCTCCGAGCGCTCCAATTCCGATAGCAACTATCAGTCGCGGCGGGAGGGTACGCGCAGCCAGCTTCGCGAACAAATCTATCAGACGCGACGCGAGGCGCTGGACAGCATGGCGGAACCGATCTATGTAACCAAGCGAGACATGGGCCGGCCGGCGCCCATCTATGAGACGCGCGAAGAAAGCATCCTTCAATCACGAGAGAACGAAACCGATGAGAAGAAGGAGAAAGAGTGCAAAACGGAGCAGGTGCAGGTGGAAATAAATGCACAGCCCGAGGATGCCCAGGACAGCACGCTGAGCCGCTCAGACCTGCAAAAGTCCTCGGACACGGTCGTTGAGAATACACTGGCCCCCGTCGTCGTCTGTCAAGCGCCGTTGGTGCAGGACGAGATCGATGCGGATGAGAATGAGGATGCGGATGCGACTAAGGACGACCAGCCCAATGAGGCTGACAGCAGCACAGAGCCTGCGGAGCAACCCACAGCTATCGAGCATAATCAGCACAATGTAGCTATGTTGGCCAGCGACACGCAGAATATGTCGGATGATGTTTTTGAGGCCACCGATCAGGTTACCCCACTCCCCCATGCCACAGAGCCAATTTCCGCCTCGAAACAGCCGTTGTCACCTCGCGCACTACGCGCGCCCTTTCACATTTCCAACATACTAAAGCGCacagcgccgccgccgccgcccagtTCTTCGCTGATGGCCGACAGCTGCACCTCGATTGAGACCCAGTACACATCGCAGGCCAGCCTGCCGGTTGGACCGCCCAATGCGACCAGCACACctttcagcagcagcatgtcCCTGCCCATTGCTGGTCCAGTGCCGGCTAATGGTGCCACCGCATTTCCCAGCCTGCCGCGTGAGCCAAGCACCACGCGCGGCTTCTTTGATGCCAGCGGTGGCACGCTGGCTGACAAGCTGTGGCACGTCTCGCTGCAGATACCGCCGGGCGCCATTCCGGCTGGTGTGCGTCAGGAGATCTACTTTACCGTCAGCGATCCGCGCATGGGACAGGCCGTTGGCGGTCCGCCGCTCGACATGGAGAATG GTGAAACGATGCTATCGCCACTTGTCATGTGCGGGCCGCAGGGCCTTGAGTTTCTGGTGCCCGTTACACTCAATATACCCCATTGTGCCGGACGTACCGCATCACTGGGTCTGGCACTCAAGGCCACCGACAGTGAGAAGAACCTCCATACCGAATGGGACAACATTGATCTGCCCAGCAATGCGGCTGCCCACACAGTGTCCGTCAAGGTGGATCACTTCTAG